In one Solanum dulcamara chromosome 1, daSolDulc1.2, whole genome shotgun sequence genomic region, the following are encoded:
- the LOC129900526 gene encoding ubiquitin carboxyl-terminal hydrolase 6-like, giving the protein MVTVSVKWQKEVYPAVEIDTSQPPYVFKCQLYDLTGVPPERQKIMVKGGLLKDDADWSKVGVKEGQRLMMMGTADEIVKAPEKGPIFVEDMPEEEQVVNVGHSAGLFNLGNTCYMNSTVQCLHSVPELKSALTEYNQLGKSNDLDHSSHLLTVATRDLFNDLDKNVKPVAPMQFWMVLRKKYPQFGQQSNGAFMQQDAEECWTQLLYTLSQSLKSPSSSEGPDIVKALFGIEFDNRIHCAESGEESTETETVYSLKCHISQEVNHLHEGLKRGLKSELEKASPSLGRSAVYVKDSRINGLPRYLTIQFVRFFWKRESNQKAKILRKVDYPLSLDVYDLCSDNLRKKLEGPRQVLRDAEGKKAGLKTSSKTSVSTDSDTKMTEAEESSSGSGEASKSTSPEGVLPEKEHQLTGIYDLVAVLTHKGRSADSGHYVAWVKQENGKWVQFDDDNPIPQREEDITKLSGGGDWHMAYICVYKARVVPM; this is encoded by the exons ATGGTGACAG TAAGTGTAAAGTGGCAAAAAGAAGTCTATCCTGCCGTGGAAATTGACACTAGCCAACCtccatatgttttcaaatgccaGCTGTATGATCTAACAGGGGTACCACCTGAAAGGCAAAAGATAATGGTCAAAGGTGGTTTACTGAAG GATGACGCTGACTGGTCTAAAGTAGGAGTAAAAGAG GGTCAAAGGCTGATGATGATGGGAACTGCAGATGAAATTGTGAAGGCCCCTGAGAAGGGCCCTATTTTTGTTGAAGATATGCCTGAAGAAGAGCAAGTGGTTAATGTA GGTCATTCTGCTGGATTATTTAATCTTGGAAACACTTGCTACATGAACTCCACAGTGCAGTGCTTGCATTCAGTTCCGGAATTGAAGTCTGCTCTGACTGA GTATAATCAGCTGGGTAAAAGCAATGATTTGGATCACTCATCTCATCTCTTGACAGTTGCAACAAGAGATCTATTTAATGACCTTGATAAAAATGTGAAGCCAGTGGCACCAATGCAATTCTGGATG GTTTTGCGGAAGAAATATCCTCAATTTGGCCAGCAGAGCAATGGAGCTTTCATGCAACAG GATGCCGAAGAATGTTGGACCCAACTACTTTACACCCTTTCCCAGTCTCTTAAATCACCGAGTTCGAG TGAAGGTCCGGATATTGTGAAGGCTCTCTTCGGTATTGAGTTTGATAACAG GATTCATTGTGCTGAAAGTGGTGAAGAAAGCACAGAAACAGAAACCGTCTATTCCCTTAAATGCCACATTTCGCAGGAAGTGAACCATTTACATGAGGGTTTGAAACGT GGTCTGAAATCAGAACTGGAGAAGGCGTCTCCTTCACTTGGACGCAGTGCAGTTTATGTGAAGGACTCCCGAATCAATGGCTTGCCAAG ATACTTGACCATTCAGTTCGTCCGGTTTTTCTGGAAAAGGGAATCAAATCAAAAGGCAAAGATTTTACGG AAAGTGGATTACCCATTGTCGTTGGATGTATATGATCTTTGTTCGGATAACCTTCGCAAGAAACTTGAAGGTCCTCGCCAG GTTTTGAGGGATGCAGAAGGTAAGAAGGCTGGTTTAAAAACCAGTTCCAAAACTTCAGTCTCAACTGACAGCGACACTAAAATGACCGAGGCTGAG GAATCATCCAGTGGAAGTGGAGAAGCATCTAAATCTACATCCCCAGAAG GTGTTCTGCCTGAGAAGGAACACCAGTTGACTGGAATATATGATTTGGTAGCTGTGCTGACTCACAAGGGAAGAAGTGCCGACTCAGGGCATTATGTTGCATGGGTCAAGCAAGAAAACG GAAAGTGGGTTCAATTCGATGATGACAATCCAATCCCGCAGCGAGAAGAGGACATCACTAAACTATCAGGGGGAG GTGATTGGCATATGGCTTATATTTGCGTGTACAAGGCCCGTGTTGTTCCCATGTGA
- the LOC129888855 gene encoding putative pectate lyase 2 — protein sequence MTNNIGDDVVKYKVTDESDDPLNPKPGTLRYAMTHIKGKIWVTFERNMKIRLQKPLLVSSFTAIDGRGVKVNIAGGACLMLQRVKNVIIHGLRIHHCKAQPASRVMGPDRKIVNVGAVDGDAIRMLSSSKIWIDHNTLYDSEDGLIDVTRGSTNITISNNWFRTQNKVMLLGHDDGFLRDKNMKVTVAFNYFGPNCNQRMPRVRHGYAHVVNNVYKGWGSYAIGGSMNPSIKSQANYFYARKDGKKEVTWKKESGVVGEVEGNYESVEDVFANGASFSGSGSGRESVKPNYSPEQAFPVEDGHNVKDLTRNAGALKCSTSSSTC from the exons ATGACTAATAATATTGGAGACGATGTGGTAAAATATAAGGTTACTGATGAAAGTGACGACCCGTTAAATCCTAAACCTGGAACCCTAAGATATGCAATGACGCATATTAAGGGAAAGATTTGGGTAACTTTCGAACGAAACATGAAAATTAGGCTCCAAAAACCCCTTTTAGTCAGCAGCTTTACTGCCATTGATGGCCGCGGAGTTAAGGTTAACATTGCTGGTGGCGCTTGTCTAATGCTTCAAAGG GTGAAAAATGTGATCATTCATGGTCTAAGAATCCACCATTGCAAGGCACAACCTGCCTCAAGAGTCATGGGACCTGATAGGAAAATCGTAAATGTGGGTGCAGTGGATGGGGATGCAATTAGAATGCTGTCTTCTTCTAAGATATGGATTGATCATAACACCCTCTATGATAGTGAAGATGGTTTGATTGATGTGACTCGTGGTTCAACAAATATTACTATATCCAACAATTGGTTTAGGACACAAAATAAGGTTATGTTGTTAGGTCATGATGATGGATTCCTTAGAGACAAAAACATGAAGGTTACTGTTGCATTCAACTATTTTGGTCCTAATTGCAACCAGAGAATGCCAAG GGTTCGTCATGGATACGCACATGTGGTTAACAATGTATACAAAGGATGGGGTAGCTACGCAATAGGGGGAAGCATGAACCCAAGCATTAAGAGCCAAGCCAATTATTTCTATGCACGAAAAGATGGAAAGAAAGAG GTGACATGGAAAAAAGAGAGTGGAGTAGTTGGTGAAGTGGAAGGGAATTATGAGTCAGTTGAAGACGTATTCGCGAACGGAGCATCTTTCAGTGGATCGGGTTCTGGTCGTGAGTCTGTGAAGCCAAACTATTCGCCAGAGCAAGCTTTTCCGGTGGAAGATGGACATAATGTCAAGGACTTGACAAGGAATGCAGGTGCTTTAAAATGTTCTACCTCTTCTTCTACATGCTGA